Sequence from the Penaeus vannamei isolate JL-2024 chromosome 25, ASM4276789v1, whole genome shotgun sequence genome:
TAAAGTGATCTCGTCATACCTGCCATGTTTAATTGAAGTGATCTCGTCATACCTGTCAAGCTTAATTAAAGGCTTAAAGGCAGACCCTCAGTGTCTGTTATGCTGCTGGGACATCATACGAGGCTTCTAAAGGCTGAGAACGCCGCCATACACGTATGAAACATGTTTATCTTCTTGGATGAAACTGAATGTGAATAGAATCGGTGTTCGGGTTGTCGGGTATTGCCTTTGACGTTAGTTTTCTACGGAGATGTGacttgttctcctttttcttgaAGGGCCATTTTGAGTTaagtttcattcttcctttttttgttgttatttttctttctttcttttttatgacctATTTCGAGGGCCATTTTGAgttgtttcattctttctttttgttgttatttctctttctttatttttatgaccTATTTCGAGGGCTATTTTGAGTtaactttcatttttcctttttttttttttctctttctttcttttttatgacctATTTCGACGGCCATTTTGAGttaactttcatttttctttttttttttgttatttttctttctttcttttttatgacctATTTCTAGGGCCATTTTGAGTaagtttcattcttccttttttgttatttttctttctttttttttctttctttcttttttatgacctATTTCGATGGCCATTTTGAgttgtttcattctttcttttttgttgttatttttcattcttccttttttacgacCTATTTGGGCCAGTGctagaaatgaggaaaatgttgATGATTAGTACTGAGAAATTTGAAAAGGGGAGGTGATCAAAAAAGAATGTCGGGAATTTGCTAAAGTGTATGAAGAGATATACGAAATTATATTAATTTCCAATTACTTGATAAATGACTTTGGTGCTGAGAGTATACTGACGGATGACAGTAAAAAACTTTAGACAGAAAAGATGATTTTGTAGTCACTGTAGACTGTAATATTAAACTACAAAAACCGCACTTATTTTTGTAGATTGTATTATTTTTTGGccacagatgatatatatatatatatatatatatatatatatatatatatatatatatatatatatgtatatatatataggatataattCATGAATTTGCAAAGACAGAGCCAAATAATCACGAGGGATTGTTCGACCACCTGCCGAGCCCTCCTCTCATCTGTATACAAGATCACGCAATTTCACGTGAAATCTCGCCGTTCTCGATCCCTTTGTTTCTCAGAAACGGTTTTCAGAAGCGATCTGTCTCCGcactcattcatttattaattcgtATTTATGGCTGCGTCTGTTTCGTTGTGGTCGTAAATATGGTACATTCTCTTAGTCCTCTTAAGTCGTTTAAAACATGGCCGGTGTGTGGCCATGATCAAGGAGTCTTGATGTTATAGGGTGATTGATTTTAATGGAGGATGCGTTAAAAGGATTTTAGGTCGACTTTAATGGTTAAGGTTTGGAGGATCTGCATCAGTGGGTGAGGCAATGAGGGACAGTGTTTCATATCATAGTTTATTTCGCaagtaaaaaaatagaatggCGCACGAGGCCTTTCCTCCCTCGGcggagaaaacgggaaactaaAACGTTTCCTGAAATCTCGTGTCACGTGACTTTTTATGGCTTTCGGGACTGTTATGGAAGTTtggattttatgatttttttctcaaaGAAGAATGAAATTCATGTGGGCGCGAAGGCCCAGACGAAGGGCGAGGGCGACGGGCGCTAGAGGTGGCTGAGGGCGTTCCGGCGGAGGACGTCCATGGTGTGGGCGGCGTCGTAGGGGCACTTGGCGTAGGTGCGGGCGCAGGCGGAGGCGGACTCGGAGGCTCGGCCGAGGAAGGCGGCCAGCTGGAAGGGCGAGGCGGGGCCGGAGGCGCGGtcgtgggcggcgagggcggggctCCCGAACAGGGCCATGATGAGCGCCTCGTCGGCGGCCAGCTGGGCCTCGGGCGTGGCCGAGAGCTCGCAGACGAGGCGGAGGCCGCAGTTGGAGCGCTGGTCGAGCGATCCGGCGGCGGCGAAGAGGACGTCGAGGGCGTTTTGGGCGTAGGCTTCGtcagcgggggcgggggcggccctCCTGCCACGGCGGGAGGCGGCCTTAGCCTTGGCCGCGACCAGGCCCGCGGCGCCCAGCAGGACGGCGGCGCCCCCGACCAGCGCCAGCGCCGGGTTGGCGACGCCCACGCCGAGGGTGAGGGCCGTGGTGGTGGCCGCGGCCGCCGAGGAGGAGAGCACGAGGATCGGGGAGGCCGCGTGCAGGAGGCCGGCCGGCAGGGCCACGGAGAGCCATCGCTTCAGCTGCATcgcgcctgggggggggggggggagagaaagagagagagttagtcgAAAAGGTCAGCTGATAAAGGAATTTGGAGAATGAGACACCAATGCCATTCGCTTGTCACTCTTCATACTTTCagatgattgggggggggggggcattgcaaTATGAAAAGGAGGGCTGGCTTGACCTTTCATCAGATAAGGCTTTccatatgatgacaatgattcgTTTTCTTTAAGACCCATCAAGGTATATAAAGACCCATGCATATGGTGGAACATAACAAGAGGAAAACTTTACATCCTGAACCCATGGCTCAGTTTGAACCCTTACTTGCACTCTGAAGTAAGATCTGCGATTCAGGAGAAGACCTCGGCCGGAAGAAGGCGTGATGAGGAGATGGAGTCTGAGGCTGCCTTATATACGCGtcggcgagggcgtgagggcgggggcggcggagggggaggggcgagggcgtgCGTAAGGGGCGGGGCGTGGGCGGTCAGGAGCAAGGTCACGTGATGCGAGAGTCCATGTCCTTCCGCTTTTGGGTGATAACCTACGCAAACTGTTTAGGTAAACGTAACTACGTTTGTGtggcttgaatatatatatatatatatatatatatatatatatatatatatatatatatatatatatatatatatatatgtatatatatgtatattatgtatgtatgtatgtatatgtatattatgtatgtatgtatgtatatgtatatatgtatgtatgtatatgtatatatgtatgtatgtatgtatatcatatattatatatcatatataattgaagcaaaaaaaagaaagaaacaaacataccaaaaaataaaatcctatgaaaaaaacaagaatataattgaagcagaaaaaaacatgacGCAGCAAAGAGCCGGATTAATGAAGCTTAATAAACATATgcggacaggaaggagagagaggagagaagagagagagagagaaagagaaagaaaaagaaaaagaaaaagaaaaagagagagagagaaaggcgattGGGAGAAGGGATCTTAcggtaggaagaaaaggaagaaggatgaatggaagaaaagattgaaggatggaagaaaggaaggaaaaaaagagggaaggatagaagaaaggacgaaaagaaggaagagagaaggatgaaagaaaagaagaaggaaatttggaagagaaaaagaaggatgggaaggaaggaaaaaaaaggaagaggggaagatctcctccttctccctcttctccactatctcctaattctccctcttctccactatctcctaattctccctctccctcatcctctccctcttctccctcttcgccctcttctccactatctcctaattctccctctccctcttctccctcttcaccctcttctccacGATCTCctaattctccatctccctcttctccctcttcaccctcttctccacGATCTCctaattctccatctccctcttctccactatctcctaattctccctctccctcttctccttcttcctcttctccactatctcctaattctccctctccctcttctccctcttcaccctcttctccacGATCTCctaattctccatctccctcttctccactatctcctaattctccctctccctcttctccctcttcaccctcttctccacGATCTCctaattctccatctccctcttctccctcttctccactatctcctaattctccatctccctcttctccctcttcaccctcttctccactatctcctaattctccatctccctcttctccctctcctccactatctcctaattctccctctctctcttctccctcttcaccctcttctccactatctcctaattctccatctccctcttctccctcttctccactatctcctaattctccctctccctcttctccctcttcaccatcttctccactatctcctaattctccctctccctcttctccctcttcaccctcttctccactatctcctaattctccctctccctcttctccctcttcaccatcttctccactatctcctaattctccctctccctcttcaccctcttctccactatctcctaattctccctctccctcttctccctcttcgccctcttctccactatctcctaattctccatctccctcttctccctcttctccactatctcctaattctccctctccctcttctccctcttcttcctcttctccactatctcctaattctccctctccctcttctccctcttcaccctcttctccacgatctcctaattctccctctccctcttctccctcttcaccatcttctccactatctcctaattctccctctccctcttcaccctcttctccactatctcctaattctccctctccctcttctccctcttcgccctcttctccactatctcctaattctccatctccctcttctccctcttctccactatctcctaattctccctctccctcttctccctcttcttcctcttctccactatctcctaattctccctctccctcttctccctcttcaccctcttctccacgatctcctaattctccctctccctcttctccctcttcaccctcttctccactatctcctaattctccctctccctcttctccctcttcaccatcttctccactatctcctaattctccctctccctcttctccctctccctcttctccctcttcaccatcttctccactttcttctaattctccatctccctcttctccctcttcaccctcttctccactatctcctaattctccatctccctcttctccctcttcaccctcttctccactatctcctaattctccctctccctcttctctctcttctccctcttcaccatcttctccactatctcctaattctccctcttttccctcttctctctcttctccctcttctccctcttctccctcttcaccctcttctccactatctcctaattccccctctccctcttctccctcttcaccatcttctccactatctcctaattctccctctccctcttctccctcttcaccttcttctccactatctcctaatgctccatctccttctccctcttcaccctcttctccactatctcctaattctccctctccctcttctccctcttcaccctcttctccactatctcctaattctccctctccctcttctccctctttaccctaatctccactatctcctaattctccatctccctcttcaccctcttcaccctcttctccactatctttaattctccctctccctcttcaccctcttcaccctcttctccactatctcataattctccctctccctctccctcttctccctcttcaccatcttctccactatctcctaattctccatctccctcttctccctcttcaccctcttctccactatctcctaattctccctctccctcttctccctcttctccactatctcctaattctccatctccctcttctccctcttctccactatctcctaattctccctctccctcttctccctcttctccctcttcaacatcttctccactatctcccaattctccatctccctcttctccctattcaccgtcttctccactatctcctaattctccctctccctcttctccctccctccaacaaaccatcttctccactatctcctcattctccctctccctcttctccctccctccaacaaacCATCTCCACTAtctcctcattctccatctccgtcttctccctcttctccactatctcctaattctccctctccctcttctccctccctcttcacaaaCCATCTTCCACCATCTTCTCCACTAtctcctaattctccctctccctcatcctctccctgttctccctccctccaacaaacCATCTTCCACCAAGGTTTTCCCTCGAGTATGACCTACATACGACCTACACGTCGCTCGTGAGATTCTACTTCGTCATCGCCTTCTGCTGACGGACTCGCAGGTCGTCTgaatggagggggcggggcttcggagcatgaaagagagaatgagagagggagagagagagggagggagggatagattgagagagggtgagaaggagagagattgagagagagtgagaaagagagagatcgagagaatgagaaagagagagagagagagagagagacgtgactggtgggatagaaagagacagttataggaagaagaggcgagatagaaggagacagagaaaggaggaggaaaaataggcagatagaaagagacagagaatgaatgagggacaggagagatagaaagagactgagaaagaatgaaggacaggagagatagatagaaagaaacagagggagaaaggaggagggagggagagagaaagaaaaagagggagaaagaagtagggagtaagagagagagggaggaaagtggaagtaGGAAGAAcataagacagacagactaactcaACAGCCACTTCAAAATATGGCTCAGTAGGTAAGGTCAGTCCGCCAAGGTTCCCGAAGGAGTCAGCTGTTTCTGTCATTCACTTAGGCATCAGCTGTGAAATTATACGTAAGTCgacaatagaagaagaggaggaagaagacgggaaggagagggaggaggaggaggatggagagggaggaggaggaggatggaggatggaggaataagggatgagaaggaagaattatgaag
This genomic interval carries:
- the LOC138866326 gene encoding uncharacterized protein, whose translation is MQLKRWLSVALPAGLLHAASPILVLSSSAAAATTTALTLGVGVANPALALVGGAAVLLGAAGLVAAKAKAASRRGRRAAPAPADEAYAQNALDVLFAAAGSLDQRSNCGLRLVCELSATPEAQLAADEALIMALFGSPALAAHDRASGPASPFQLAAFLGRASESASACARTYAKCPYDAAHTMDVLRRNALSHL